One segment of Dermochelys coriacea isolate rDerCor1 chromosome 27, rDerCor1.pri.v4, whole genome shotgun sequence DNA contains the following:
- the LOC119849190 gene encoding extensin-like, protein MPGNAPIPGQTPVPMPGYQVIPRQTPVPMPGNAPIPGQTPVPMPGYQVIPRQTPVPMPGYQVIPRQMPVPMPGYAPIPGQTPFPMSGYAPIPRQTPGPVPGYQVIPRQTPVPVPGYTPIPRQTPVPVSGYAPIPRQTPVPVSGYAPIPRQTPVPVPGYAPIPQQTPVPVSGYAPIPRQTPVPVPGYTPIPRQTPVPVSGYAPIPRQTPVPVSGYAPIPRQTPVPVPGYAPIPQQTPVPVSGYAPIPRQTPVPVPGYAPIPRQTPVPVPGYQVIPRQTPVPVPGYAPIPRQTPVPMSGYAAIPRQMPVPVSGYAPIPRQTPVPVPGYAPIPRQTPVPVPGYQVIPRQMPVPMPGYAPIPGQTPVPVSGYAPIPRQTPVPVPGYASIPRQTPGPVPGLQVIPRQMPVPMPGYAPIPRQTPVPMSGYQVIPRQTPVPVPGYQVIPRQMPVPMPGYAPIPGQTPVPVSGYAPIPRQTPVPVSGYQAIPRQTPVPVPGYALIPRQTPVPVSGYTAIPRQTPVPVPGYALINRDTCPKAHWSLKLKGRTEHRSMLNCSA, encoded by the coding sequence ATGCCTGGAAATGCACCGATCCCTGGGCAGACGCCTGTCCCCATGCCTGGATACCAAGTGATCCCTAGGCAGACGCCTGTCCCCATGCCTGGAAATGCACCGATCCCTGGGCAGACGCCTGTCCCCATGCCTGGATACCAAGTGATCCCTAGGCAGACGCCTGTCCCCATGCCTGGATACCAAGTGATCCCTAGGCAGATGCCTGTCCCCATGCCTGGATATGCACCGATCCCTGGGCAGACACCTTTCCCCATGTCTGGATATGCACCGATCCCTCGGCAGACACCAGGCCCTGTGCCTGGATACCAAGTGATCCCTAGACAGACGCCTGTCCCCGTGCCCGGATACACACCGATCCCTCGGCAGACACCTGTCCCCGTGTCTGGATACGCACCGATCCCTAGGCAGACACCTGTCCCCGTGTCTGGATACGCACCGATCCCTCGGCAGACACCTGTCCCCGTGCCCGGATACGCACCGATCCCTCAGCAGACACCTGTCCCCGTATCTGGATACGCACCGATCCCTAGGCAGACGCCTGTCCCCGTGCCCGGATACACACCGATCCCTCGGCAGACACCTGTCCCCGTGTCTGGATACGCACCGATCCCTAGGCAGACACCTGTCCCCGTGTCTGGATACGCACCGATCCCTCGGCAGACACCTGTCCCCGTGCCCGGATACGCACCGATCCCTCAGCAGACACCTGTCCCCGTATCTGGATACGCACCGATCCCTAGGCAGACGCCTGTCCCCGTGCCGGGATACGCACCGATCCCTAGGCAGACGCCTGTCCCCGTGCCTGGATATCAAGTGATCCCTAGGCAGACACCTGTCCCTGTGCCCGGATACGCACCGATCCCTCGACAGACGCCTGTCCCCATGTCTGGATACGCAGCAATCCCTAGGCAGATGCCTGTCCCCGTGTCTGGATACGCACCGATCCCTAGGCAGACGCCTGTCCCTGTGCCTGGATACGCACCGATCCCTCGGCAGACGCCTGTCCCCGTGCCTGGATACCAAGTGATCCCTAGGCAGATGCCTGTCCCCATGCCTGGATATGCACCGATCCCTGGGCAGACACCTGTCCCCGTGTCTGGATACGCACCGATCCCTCGGCAGACACCTGTCCCCGTGCCTGGATATGCATCGATCCCTCGGCAGACGCCAGGCCCTGTGCCTGGATTACAAGTGATCCCTAGGCAGATGCCTGTCCCCATGCCTGGATATGCACCGATCCCTCGGCAGACACCTGTCCCCATGTCTGGATACCAAGTGATCCCTCGGCAGACGCCTGTCCCTGTGCCTGGATACCAAGTGATCCCTAGGCAGATGCCTGTCCCCATGCCTGGATATGCACCGATCCCTGGGCAGACGCCTGTCCCCGTGTCTGGATACGCACCGATCCCTCGGCAGACACCTGTCCCCGTGTCTGGATACCAAGCGATCCCTAGGCAGACACCTGTCCCTGTGCCTGGATACGCACTGATCCCTCGACAGACGCCTGTCCCCGTGTCTGGATACACAGCGATCCCAAGGCAGACGCCGGTCCCTGTGCCTGGATACGCATTAATCAATCGAGACACCTGTCCCAAAGCTCACTGGTCACTGAAACTTAAAGGGAGGACTGAGCACAGGTCCATGTTGAACTGTTCTGCCTAG